The following coding sequences are from one Seonamhaeicola sp. ML3 window:
- a CDS encoding branched-chain amino acid aminotransferase — protein MNAIINNIEIIKAESSKINEVDFDNLTFGSVFSDHMLVCDYKDGKWHAPKITPYQPITLDPSAKIFHYGQSVFEGMKAYKDVDQNVWLFRPLDNFKRLNISSKRLSIPELPEAYFMEGLKALLELDKDWIPTNDGSSLYIRPFVFASGQGFHASPADEYKFIICTAPSGSYFSGDVKVLIEETYSRSANGGVGFAKAGGNYAGQFYPTQLAKAKGYHQVIWTDDNTHEYIEEAGAMNIFVRINDTLITAPTSDRILDGITRKSIIELAESEGIDVEVKKITVTEVVEAAKNGTLKEMFGAGTAAVVSPISAFGYKGTDYELPKLNDTYASFLKKRITDIQTNKTEDPFGWRFKV, from the coding sequence ATGAACGCAATAATCAATAACATTGAGATTATAAAAGCAGAGTCTTCTAAGATTAATGAGGTAGACTTTGACAATTTGACGTTTGGAAGTGTGTTTTCTGACCACATGTTGGTATGTGATTATAAAGATGGTAAATGGCATGCACCAAAAATCACGCCTTATCAACCTATCACATTAGACCCTTCTGCAAAGATTTTCCATTACGGACAGTCCGTCTTTGAAGGCATGAAAGCATACAAAGATGTAGATCAAAATGTCTGGTTATTTCGTCCTTTAGATAACTTTAAGCGTTTAAATATTTCGTCTAAACGTCTATCAATTCCGGAATTGCCTGAAGCATATTTCATGGAGGGACTGAAAGCGTTATTAGAACTTGATAAAGATTGGATTCCAACAAATGATGGAAGTTCATTATATATTCGTCCGTTTGTTTTTGCATCCGGACAAGGATTTCATGCGTCTCCTGCAGATGAATATAAATTTATAATCTGTACTGCTCCTTCTGGATCTTATTTTTCCGGTGATGTAAAAGTTCTCATTGAAGAAACTTATTCTAGGTCTGCAAATGGCGGTGTTGGGTTTGCAAAAGCAGGTGGAAATTACGCTGGACAGTTTTATCCAACGCAATTAGCAAAAGCCAAAGGTTATCATCAGGTTATTTGGACCGACGATAACACACATGAATACATCGAGGAAGCTGGTGCTATGAACATTTTTGTTAGGATAAATGATACTTTGATTACAGCTCCAACAAGTGATAGGATCCTTGATGGTATTACGCGGAAAAGCATTATTGAATTAGCAGAATCTGAAGGTATCGATGTAGAAGTTAAAAAGATAACGGTAACAGAAGTTGTTGAAGCTGCAAAAAATGGAACGCTAAAAGAAATGTTTGGTGCCGGTACGGCTGCCGTAGTTTCACCGATTTCTGCGTTTGGATACAAAGGCACAGACTACGAATTACCGAAGTTAAATGATACGTATGCAAGTTTCTTAAAAAAACGTATTACAGACATTCAAACCAATAAAACCGAAGACCCTTTTGGATGGCGTTTTAAGGTATAG
- a CDS encoding tetratricopeptide repeat protein yields MYSTSLLFRSLAAGVLFVFFTSFFSCNEKKPSYVDAKDGDVFVSDHLIPDSNFLGDKVCAECHKGESEEWEGSHHDKAMQVADKNTVIGNFNDTTFTSQDVKSRFFTKDNGFYVNTEGPDGEYHDYKIEYTFGLTPLQQYIVKFPNGHYQCLRTAWDTEKNKWFDLYPDFKVIHSEWLHWSRGGLNWNNMCSDCHSTNVRKNYDQATHSYNTKYAIINVNCEACHGPGKNHVNQVKELGEQYKSTESMWMTSKTPPKTLVDQCARCHMRREQYSSHFNFEGTTLDHYFPQLLTNNLYHPDGQILDEVYVYGSFVQSKMYQNDVTCTDCHNAHSLKLKFEGNALCLQCHEKPKYDVSSHHFHEIDSEGAKCINCHMDGKFYMGNDYRRDHSFRIPRPDQSLKYGTPNACVSCHDDKTNEWALDHFKKNYGEPDSNHFSDLLAPGIAGETNGYESLLALAHDTIYPNIARASAINNMANYYSADAIENMLQFLQDDSPLVRGATLDVLGEITNVDYINYFLPLLKDEKRSVRVKAFFALGNLNSQQVPPEYKEIYNKVKKEFETHLRVTSDFAGGRAKRGSFFLKQGDVPNAIKSYESALEIDNQNNIIRTNLANLYYRNGQLKESEEAFKTVISQEPEFGQTYYSYALLLGEQNRNEEAIEQMELAIKYMPDNIRFYYNLSLLYDKVNNLKKAETTIVKGLEISPQNGDLLYVLAYIYQKGGQINKARNIAKQLIELYPNNRQYMALLNGLSGA; encoded by the coding sequence ATGTATTCAACTTCTTTGTTATTTCGGTCGCTTGCTGCTGGGGTCTTATTTGTTTTTTTTACATCGTTTTTCTCGTGTAATGAAAAGAAGCCAAGTTATGTTGACGCCAAAGATGGTGATGTTTTCGTTTCGGACCATTTAATTCCGGATAGTAACTTTTTGGGAGATAAAGTTTGTGCGGAATGTCATAAAGGAGAATCAGAGGAGTGGGAAGGGTCGCATCATGATAAAGCTATGCAGGTAGCTGACAAAAATACAGTTATTGGTAATTTCAATGACACAACTTTTACAAGTCAAGATGTAAAATCCAGATTTTTCACAAAAGACAATGGATTCTATGTTAATACCGAAGGGCCTGATGGTGAATACCATGACTATAAAATTGAATACACTTTTGGTTTAACACCTCTGCAACAATATATCGTTAAGTTTCCAAATGGTCATTACCAGTGTTTAAGAACAGCCTGGGATACCGAGAAAAATAAGTGGTTCGATTTATATCCAGATTTTAAAGTGATTCACTCAGAGTGGTTGCATTGGTCTCGGGGAGGGCTTAACTGGAACAACATGTGCTCAGACTGTCATTCTACTAACGTTAGAAAGAATTATGATCAAGCTACTCATAGTTATAATACCAAATATGCCATAATCAATGTGAATTGCGAAGCCTGTCATGGACCAGGGAAAAATCACGTGAATCAAGTTAAGGAGCTTGGTGAGCAATATAAATCCACAGAAAGTATGTGGATGACTTCAAAAACACCGCCTAAAACATTGGTAGATCAATGTGCTCGATGCCATATGCGCAGGGAGCAATATTCTTCACATTTTAATTTCGAAGGAACAACTTTAGACCATTATTTTCCGCAGTTATTGACGAACAATTTATACCATCCAGATGGCCAAATTCTGGACGAGGTTTATGTATATGGATCTTTTGTACAAAGTAAGATGTATCAAAACGATGTAACTTGCACAGACTGTCATAATGCTCATAGCCTAAAATTAAAATTTGAAGGAAATGCACTTTGTTTGCAATGCCATGAAAAACCAAAATACGATGTGTCATCCCATCATTTTCATGAGATAGATTCTGAAGGTGCTAAGTGTATAAATTGCCATATGGATGGTAAGTTTTATATGGGTAATGATTATAGGAGGGATCATAGTTTTAGAATTCCAAGACCAGACCAGAGTTTAAAATATGGTACTCCAAATGCTTGTGTGAGTTGTCATGATGATAAAACTAATGAATGGGCCTTGGATCATTTTAAGAAGAATTATGGCGAGCCAGATAGTAATCATTTTTCAGATTTGCTTGCACCCGGTATTGCTGGAGAAACCAACGGTTATGAGAGTTTGTTGGCTCTTGCGCACGATACTATTTACCCAAATATTGCTAGAGCTTCTGCAATTAATAACATGGCAAATTATTATAGCGCCGATGCCATAGAAAACATGCTGCAGTTTTTACAAGATGATTCGCCCCTTGTGCGTGGAGCTACACTAGATGTACTTGGGGAAATTACTAATGTCGACTATATTAATTACTTTTTGCCTCTTTTAAAAGATGAAAAAAGAAGTGTTAGGGTTAAAGCTTTCTTTGCACTGGGTAATTTAAATTCACAGCAAGTACCTCCAGAGTATAAGGAAATCTACAATAAGGTAAAAAAGGAATTTGAAACGCATTTGCGGGTTACATCAGATTTTGCTGGAGGGAGAGCCAAGCGGGGTAGTTTCTTTTTGAAACAAGGTGATGTGCCAAATGCCATTAAATCTTATGAAAGTGCTCTTGAGATTGATAACCAAAATAATATTATACGTACTAACCTGGCGAACTTGTACTACAGAAATGGACAATTAAAAGAGTCTGAGGAAGCTTTTAAAACTGTCATTTCTCAGGAACCAGAATTTGGACAAACATATTATTCTTATGCGTTACTTTTAGGTGAACAAAATAGAAACGAAGAAGCCATAGAGCAAATGGAGCTTGCGATTAAGTATATGCCTGATAATATAAGGTTCTACTATAACTTAAGCCTTTTGTATGATAAGGTAAATAATTTGAAAAAAGCAGAGACTACTATTGTTAAGGGGCTAGAAATTTCTCCACAAAACGGAGATTTGCTATATGTGTTAGCCTATATATATCAGAAAGGAGGGCAAATCAATAAAGCTAGAAATATTGCTAAACAACTTATTGAACTATATCCAAATAACAGACAATATATGGCTCTGCTAAATGGTTTAAGCGGTGCGTAA
- a CDS encoding nucleoside triphosphate pyrophosphohydrolase family protein: MKDKIEAVKAFHTAFKIGHRESPKANLGSEKNMLRYKLMREENEEYLDAANDGDLVEVADALGDMLYILCGTIIEHGMQYKIEEVFEEIQRSNMSKLGEDGEPIYREDGKVLKGPNYFKPNIEAILNK, encoded by the coding sequence ATGAAAGATAAAATTGAAGCGGTCAAAGCATTCCATACAGCATTTAAAATAGGGCACAGAGAAAGTCCTAAAGCCAATCTGGGATCAGAAAAAAATATGTTGCGTTACAAATTAATGCGTGAAGAGAATGAGGAGTATTTAGACGCCGCCAACGATGGCGATTTAGTTGAGGTAGCCGATGCTCTTGGAGATATGCTTTACATTTTATGTGGTACTATTATTGAACATGGTATGCAATATAAAATTGAAGAAGTTTTTGAAGAAATTCAACGTAGTAATATGAGTAAACTGGGTGAAGATGGTGAGCCCATTTATAGAGAAGATGGAAAGGTGTTAAAAGGGCCCAATTACTTCAAGCCAAATATTGAAGCTATTTTAAACAAATAA
- a CDS encoding dipeptidyl peptidase 3, giving the protein MKLNTVLSTLCLAALFFGCIDAKSEKNPATAEVVENSKFNYNVEQFADLKILRYQIPGWEQLTLKEQKLVYYLVQAGLSGRDIMWDQNYRHNLTIRKALENIFTTYTGDKKSSEWNAFEVYLKRVWFSNGIHHHYSNDKLKPDFSPAYFKQLLAETNTVLEGEAFDVIFNDLDSKKVNQSKGVDNVALSAVNFYGPNVTNADVESFYAAKKSPNPEQPLSFGLNSQLVKENGVLKERTYKSGGLYGSAIDEIVKWLELAVGVAENEAQGKALELLIAYYKTGDLQTWDDYNVAWTNATDGNIDYINSFIEVYNDPLGYRGSYENIVQINDFDMSQKMKVLSDNAQWFEDNSSIMEEHKKANVVGVTYKVVNVAGEAGDASPSTPIGVNLPNANWIRAEVGSKSVSLGNIIQAYNNAGSSGRLKEFVHDQEEYDLEEKYGQLADKLHTALHEVIGHASGKLNPGVGETKETLKNYASTLEEGRADLVGLYYLYNPKLQELGLVEDWKAVGKAAYDNYIRNGLLMQLIRLNLGDDVEEAHMRNRQWVSAWVLEKGEQDNVIEKVTREGKTFFNITDYDKLHSLFGELLRETQRIKSEGDYAAVEALVEGYGVKVDQDIHAEVLERNKQFTSAPYSGFVNPVLVADKNESGEIIAIKVIQPEAFTSQMLDYSKNYSFLPEVN; this is encoded by the coding sequence ATGAAACTAAATACCGTTTTAAGTACCTTATGTCTTGCAGCTTTGTTTTTTGGGTGTATTGATGCAAAAAGCGAAAAGAACCCAGCTACTGCCGAAGTAGTAGAAAATTCTAAATTCAATTACAATGTTGAGCAGTTTGCAGATTTAAAAATTTTAAGGTACCAAATTCCAGGGTGGGAACAATTAACTTTGAAAGAGCAAAAATTAGTATACTACTTAGTTCAGGCCGGTTTAAGTGGTAGGGATATTATGTGGGATCAAAACTATCGTCACAACCTAACCATAAGGAAGGCTCTAGAAAATATCTTCACAACATATACAGGTGATAAAAAATCCAGTGAATGGAATGCTTTCGAAGTGTACTTGAAGCGTGTTTGGTTCAGTAATGGCATTCATCATCACTACTCAAACGATAAGTTGAAGCCAGACTTTTCACCGGCTTACTTCAAACAGCTATTGGCAGAAACAAATACGGTTTTAGAAGGAGAGGCGTTCGATGTAATTTTTAATGACCTTGATTCAAAAAAGGTAAATCAAAGTAAAGGTGTTGATAATGTTGCTCTGTCTGCAGTAAATTTTTATGGACCTAATGTTACTAATGCAGATGTGGAAAGTTTCTATGCTGCAAAAAAATCACCCAATCCAGAACAGCCGCTATCTTTTGGTTTAAATTCTCAGCTAGTTAAAGAAAACGGTGTTTTAAAAGAGCGTACTTATAAATCAGGTGGACTTTATGGTAGTGCTATTGATGAAATTGTAAAATGGTTAGAGTTAGCTGTTGGTGTAGCTGAAAATGAAGCTCAGGGAAAAGCATTGGAGTTATTGATAGCTTACTACAAAACAGGTGATCTTCAAACATGGGACGATTATAATGTAGCTTGGACTAATGCCACAGATGGTAATATAGATTACATAAATAGTTTTATTGAAGTGTACAATGATCCGCTTGGATATAGAGGCTCATACGAAAATATTGTTCAGATTAATGATTTTGACATGTCTCAAAAAATGAAAGTGCTATCTGATAATGCACAATGGTTTGAAGATAATTCGTCAATAATGGAAGAGCACAAAAAAGCTAATGTGGTAGGAGTAACCTATAAGGTTGTTAATGTAGCTGGAGAAGCTGGAGATGCCTCGCCAAGTACTCCTATTGGTGTGAACTTACCTAATGCAAATTGGATAAGAGCAGAAGTAGGAAGTAAATCGGTCTCTCTAGGAAATATTATTCAAGCTTACAATAATGCAGGTAGTTCAGGAAGGTTAAAGGAATTTGTTCATGATCAAGAAGAGTATGATTTAGAGGAAAAATATGGGCAATTAGCCGATAAACTTCATACGGCGTTACACGAGGTGATTGGGCATGCCTCTGGAAAATTAAACCCAGGAGTTGGTGAAACCAAAGAGACACTAAAAAATTATGCCTCCACACTAGAAGAAGGAAGAGCAGATTTAGTAGGGCTTTATTATTTGTACAATCCTAAATTGCAAGAATTAGGTTTAGTTGAAGATTGGAAAGCGGTTGGGAAGGCTGCATACGATAATTACATTCGTAATGGTTTGCTCATGCAGCTAATAAGACTAAATCTAGGCGATGACGTTGAAGAGGCTCACATGCGAAACAGGCAATGGGTAAGTGCATGGGTTTTGGAAAAAGGAGAACAGGATAATGTCATTGAAAAAGTAACAAGAGAGGGCAAGACATTCTTTAATATAACTGATTATGATAAGTTACATAGTCTTTTTGGAGAGTTATTAAGAGAAACACAACGTATAAAATCTGAAGGTGATTACGCTGCAGTAGAGGCTTTAGTAGAAGGTTACGGTGTTAAGGTAGATCAAGATATTCATGCAGAGGTTTTAGAAAGAAACAAGCAATTTACCTCGGCACCATATTCAGGGTTTGTGAATCCGGTTTTGGTTGCTGATAAAAATGAATCAGGCGAAATAATCGCTATTAAAGTAATACAACCAGAGGCATTTACATCTCAAATGTTAGACTATAGCAAAAACTATAGTTTCTTGCCAGAAGTGAATTAA
- a CDS encoding GyrI-like domain-containing protein, whose product MKALKYILFLLLIIIIGTSIYIAVQPNNYEFSRSRIIQAPASLLFEEVNDFKNWPSFSPWIEKEPNAKLTFGDVTSGVDGSYAWNGKILGEGSMKTIDATENKSIAQRIEFIKPFESQSNINWTFEKTNEGTKVTWGMKGEQDFMTKIYTTFMGTIEDNTGPDFERGLFKLDSVISSNMKKFSIHIDGETEYGGGFYMYKTTAATGANISQIMGKQYGDIMSYMAKNNIVANGMPFTIYNEMNPENGSIIMSNAIPIMSKVKVEKESDIICGFIPKLKVLKTTLKGNYSNLPKAWEAAMQHVTENNMVLSEMKPFEIYVNDPGDFPNPGDWITEIYIPIK is encoded by the coding sequence ATGAAAGCTCTTAAATATATCTTATTTCTGTTGCTCATAATTATCATAGGTACATCTATCTACATAGCGGTTCAACCAAATAATTATGAATTTTCCAGGAGCAGAATAATTCAAGCTCCAGCCTCCTTGCTTTTTGAAGAGGTAAATGATTTTAAAAATTGGCCTAGTTTTTCACCTTGGATAGAGAAAGAACCTAATGCTAAACTTACTTTTGGTGATGTTACCTCTGGTGTTGATGGTAGTTATGCTTGGAACGGTAAAATTCTAGGTGAAGGAAGTATGAAAACCATTGATGCAACAGAAAACAAGTCCATTGCGCAGCGTATTGAATTCATAAAACCTTTTGAATCTCAATCTAATATCAATTGGACTTTTGAAAAGACCAACGAGGGCACCAAGGTGACTTGGGGCATGAAAGGGGAACAAGATTTTATGACCAAGATATACACCACTTTTATGGGTACCATTGAAGACAATACAGGTCCAGATTTTGAGAGAGGCCTGTTTAAACTGGATAGTGTTATAAGCTCCAATATGAAAAAGTTTTCAATACATATTGATGGAGAAACAGAATATGGTGGCGGTTTTTACATGTACAAGACAACAGCAGCAACCGGCGCCAATATCAGTCAAATAATGGGTAAACAGTATGGAGATATTATGAGCTATATGGCAAAAAACAACATTGTTGCCAACGGTATGCCTTTTACTATCTACAATGAAATGAATCCTGAAAATGGGAGTATCATCATGAGCAATGCCATTCCTATTATGAGTAAGGTTAAAGTTGAAAAAGAAAGCGATATTATATGTGGCTTCATACCTAAATTAAAAGTTCTTAAAACAACACTTAAGGGCAATTACAGTAACTTACCAAAGGCTTGGGAGGCCGCTATGCAACATGTAACAGAAAATAATATGGTATTATCTGAAATGAAACCCTTTGAAATCTATGTTAATGACCCAGGGGATTTTCCTAACCCAGGGGATTGGATTACCGAAATTTATATCCCTATAAAGTAA
- a CDS encoding DUF4920 domain-containing protein gives MRTLIVVFVCTLILNSCKEKVEETPNKVPKIEYLSYGKEIIGDDAIAASSMLYHYQDMNARDSINSKMIATVTDVCQAKGCWMTLQLGEGKEAMVKFKDYGFFVPKDIKGKQVIVNGKAFVNEVPVDELKHYAEDAGKSKQEIAAITESKKTFSFEADGVLVAQ, from the coding sequence ATGAGGACGCTTATCGTTGTGTTTGTTTGCACTTTAATTCTGAATTCTTGTAAAGAGAAAGTAGAAGAAACCCCAAATAAAGTTCCTAAAATTGAATACCTATCTTATGGAAAAGAGATTATTGGCGATGATGCCATAGCTGCTTCATCTATGCTTTATCATTACCAAGATATGAATGCCAGAGATAGTATTAACTCTAAGATGATAGCTACTGTAACAGATGTTTGCCAAGCCAAAGGGTGTTGGATGACATTACAATTAGGAGAAGGAAAAGAAGCTATGGTTAAATTTAAGGATTATGGTTTTTTTGTTCCAAAAGATATTAAAGGGAAACAAGTCATTGTAAACGGAAAAGCTTTTGTTAATGAGGTACCGGTTGATGAATTGAAACATTATGCCGAAGATGCAGGAAAATCTAAACAAGAAATTGCTGCCATAACAGAATCGAAAAAGACATTTTCTTTTGAGGCCGATGGTGTTTTAGTAGCGCAATAA
- a CDS encoding MerR family transcriptional regulator, whose amino-acid sequence MNNIQVNFSIKDLENLTGIKAHTIRIWEKRYNLLQPNRSDTNIRSYSIGSFQKLLNISFLNNNGYKISKIANLREEEIPIKVREIASRSKVEDHAINALKMAMINFDQVLFYNTYNNLIENKTFSDIFYTVFRPLLNEIGILWQTSTITPAHEHFLSVHIKQKILLNIERLQSLEPKPNSKTYILYLPDHEIHDIGLLFINYQLRSKGFHTIFLGESVPVESLTSVIEFFSEITFISYFTVYPELEKIPDYINDFHDLLLKDYSNNELYLLGQKLNGLEDFKLPEKVTIFNNIEELVEKF is encoded by the coding sequence ATGAACAACATACAAGTTAATTTTAGCATTAAAGACCTTGAAAACCTAACGGGTATAAAGGCGCACACCATAAGAATATGGGAGAAGCGCTATAATTTGTTGCAACCTAATAGATCGGACACAAACATAAGAAGTTACAGCATAGGAAGTTTTCAAAAGCTACTCAATATCTCCTTTTTAAATAATAACGGCTACAAAATATCTAAAATCGCTAATCTTAGAGAGGAAGAAATACCAATCAAAGTAAGAGAAATTGCATCCAGATCTAAGGTAGAAGACCATGCCATTAATGCTTTAAAAATGGCAATGATTAATTTCGATCAAGTATTATTTTACAATACCTATAACAACCTGATCGAAAATAAAACTTTCAGTGATATTTTTTATACTGTTTTTCGTCCCTTGTTAAACGAAATAGGCATATTGTGGCAAACAAGCACGATAACCCCAGCTCATGAACACTTTCTATCTGTTCACATAAAACAGAAAATACTTTTAAATATTGAAAGACTACAGAGCCTTGAGCCTAAGCCCAATTCTAAAACTTATATATTGTACCTCCCAGACCACGAGATACATGATATAGGTTTATTGTTTATCAATTACCAACTTAGGAGCAAAGGGTTCCACACCATATTCCTTGGCGAAAGTGTACCTGTAGAGAGTCTTACTAGTGTCATTGAATTTTTCAGTGAAATAACTTTCATATCTTATTTTACAGTATATCCTGAACTTGAGAAGATACCAGATTACATAAACGACTTCCATGATTTATTACTTAAAGACTACAGTAATAATGAACTTTATCTCTTAGGACAAAAATTAAATGGCCTAGAAGATTTCAAACTACCAGAAAAAGTCACTATTTTTAATAACATAGAGGAGTTAGTAGAAAAATTTTAG
- the crcB gene encoding fluoride efflux transporter CrcB: protein MKQLFFVFIGGGFGSVLRYILGKYLNNSETGIPYGTFAANILGSLLIGIILGLAARNNTLNQSQTLLLATGFCGGFTTFSTFAYENHIFLKSGDFTSFAIYTVTSFTVGFLAVFLGMFLVRP from the coding sequence ATGAAACAGCTTTTTTTCGTTTTTATTGGCGGAGGTTTTGGTAGCGTGCTCCGCTACATTCTTGGCAAGTATTTAAACAACAGCGAAACCGGAATACCTTATGGCACGTTTGCAGCAAACATTTTAGGCAGCTTGCTCATTGGTATTATACTAGGATTAGCAGCTAGAAACAATACTTTAAACCAAAGCCAAACCTTGTTACTTGCAACGGGTTTCTGTGGAGGTTTCACTACATTTTCAACATTTGCTTACGAAAATCATATATTCTTAAAATCTGGAGACTTCACAAGCTTTGCGATATATACTGTTACTAGCTTTACCGTTGGATTTTTAGCAGTGTTTTTGGGCATGTTTTTGGTTAGGCCGTAA
- the mnmD gene encoding tRNA (5-methylaminomethyl-2-thiouridine)(34)-methyltransferase MnmD yields MKREIIITADGSTTIHIPKWNEQYHSKHGAIQEAYHVFIKYGLHHLWNVNELTIDVTSSGVEKSNKDLSILEIGFGTGLNALITFLESAKIKAKIDYVGVEGYPVSKDEIELLNYASELNVPKAVETFELIHNILWEGKHQLSEKFSLIKQHKFFDEIEDKEAFNLIYFDAFGARVQPELWTEEIFKRMYDALKDNGVLVTYSAKGSVRRAMQSVGFSVEKLPGPPGKREMLRAIKCSVSSMQ; encoded by the coding sequence TTGAAGAGGGAAATTATTATTACTGCCGATGGTTCAACCACCATTCATATTCCAAAGTGGAATGAACAATACCATTCAAAGCACGGTGCTATCCAAGAAGCGTATCATGTATTTATAAAATATGGGTTGCATCATCTTTGGAATGTAAATGAATTAACCATAGATGTCACTTCGAGCGGAGTCGAGAAGTCTAATAAAGATTTATCCATTCTAGAAATTGGTTTTGGAACAGGCCTTAATGCTTTAATCACATTTTTGGAATCTGCTAAGATTAAAGCCAAAATTGATTATGTAGGTGTTGAAGGGTATCCTGTTTCTAAAGATGAAATAGAACTTTTGAACTATGCTTCTGAATTGAATGTTCCTAAAGCTGTTGAAACATTTGAATTGATTCACAACATACTTTGGGAGGGAAAACACCAACTTTCTGAAAAGTTTTCACTTATAAAACAACATAAGTTTTTCGATGAGATTGAAGATAAAGAGGCTTTTAATCTTATCTATTTTGATGCCTTTGGAGCAAGGGTACAGCCAGAGTTGTGGACCGAAGAGATTTTTAAAAGAATGTATGATGCTTTAAAAGACAATGGTGTTTTGGTGACTTATTCCGCAAAAGGAAGCGTGCGTAGAGCTATGCAGTCCGTTGGGTTTTCAGTGGAAAAACTCCCTGGTCCTCCTGGCAAACGTGAAATGTTGAGGGCAATCAAGTGTTCAGTTAGCAGTATGCAGTGA
- a CDS encoding TIGR01777 family oxidoreductase has product MRVLITGATGLIGQQIVKSCHEQGIMVNYLTTNKSKIKTDEHYHGFYWNLVTQEIDKACFKNVDAIIHLAGATVSKRWTPEYKKEILSSRVKSAELLINALKGESHSIKQIVSASGISIYPSSLVNYYEETFKEVDESFLGEVVEVWEKAVNGFSDINVPVSRIRIGLVMSDKGGALPQMIKPIKFGVGAAFGSGKQWQSWIHIKDLANMFLYIINNNLTGTYNGVAPNPVTNKELTRTIAKVIRRPLFLPNIPKFVMKLILGEMHTVLFDSQRVSSKKIESKGFHFEHHHLKPTLEDLLRKH; this is encoded by the coding sequence ATGAGGGTATTAATAACAGGAGCCACAGGTCTCATAGGACAACAAATCGTTAAATCTTGTCATGAACAAGGCATAATGGTTAATTATCTTACTACCAATAAATCTAAAATAAAGACTGATGAACATTATCATGGATTTTATTGGAACTTGGTGACCCAAGAAATAGATAAAGCATGTTTTAAGAATGTAGATGCCATTATCCATCTCGCTGGAGCTACAGTTTCAAAACGTTGGACACCCGAATATAAAAAAGAGATTTTATCGAGTAGAGTAAAGAGTGCCGAGTTACTAATTAACGCCTTAAAAGGTGAATCTCACAGTATAAAACAAATTGTTTCTGCAAGTGGGATTAGTATTTATCCCAGTTCTTTGGTGAATTATTACGAAGAGACTTTTAAGGAAGTTGATGAGTCTTTTTTGGGTGAAGTTGTAGAAGTATGGGAAAAAGCAGTTAATGGATTTTCTGATATTAATGTACCGGTTTCCCGAATAAGAATTGGGTTGGTGATGTCAGATAAAGGAGGGGCGCTACCTCAAATGATTAAGCCAATAAAATTTGGAGTAGGAGCAGCTTTTGGTAGTGGTAAGCAGTGGCAATCATGGATTCATATCAAGGATTTAGCTAATATGTTTTTGTATATCATTAACAATAATCTTACTGGAACATACAATGGTGTTGCCCCAAACCCAGTTACAAATAAAGAGCTTACAAGAACCATTGCTAAGGTCATAAGAAGGCCATTGTTCCTGCCTAATATTCCAAAGTTTGTTATGAAACTTATTCTCGGGGAAATGCACACGGTATTGTTTGATAGCCAGCGGGTAAGTTCTAAAAAAATAGAAAGTAAAGGTTTTCATTTTGAGCATCACCATTTAAAACCTACTCTAGAAGATTTACTGAGAAAGCATTAG